A single Fusobacterium hominis DNA region contains:
- a CDS encoding MATE family efflux transporter: MEKGFYKNLLAISIPITIQNIISYSVNMMDTLMLGSFGETVLSASSLSSQVFYLFSLLISGIGCGAGVLCSQYYGKRDLKSLRKITAMALKISLGFGFIFLLMLIIFPNNIMKLFTSEENVILEGVKYLRVVSFSYIFYSITTIFLIILRSVKDVKLSIWIYVMSFFTNIFFNYMFIFGHFGSPRLGIVGAALGTIIARGLEVLLVVLYLRYYECVLRFRFFMIRYFDGRLLKDMIRYGLPVTLGETFWGLGLTVHSAILGHMGEMVVAANSICNVLHQFSLSFVQGLGSSTAVIMGGYIGAGLIEKAKKASKAFVKTYVVCGFFNTIFMLAISKPIFSIYTLQPETLNLAKEFLYTYAFITFFRSIVSPIIGGILWGGGDTRFSAFVDITFLWALIPFGYLAAFRWDLNPAAVLIILRLETFLKLIACLIRIRGDKWIKVTTR, translated from the coding sequence TTGGAAAAGGGATTTTATAAAAATCTTCTGGCAATAAGTATACCTATTACTATTCAAAATATAATTTCTTACAGTGTTAATATGATGGATACATTGATGTTAGGAAGTTTTGGTGAAACAGTACTTTCAGCATCAAGTCTATCAAGCCAGGTTTTTTACCTTTTTTCACTGCTAATTTCAGGAATAGGATGTGGAGCAGGAGTTTTATGTAGTCAGTATTATGGAAAAAGAGATCTTAAAAGTTTGAGAAAAATAACAGCAATGGCTTTAAAGATTTCACTTGGATTTGGTTTTATATTTTTATTAATGCTTATTATATTTCCAAATAATATAATGAAGTTATTTACATCAGAAGAAAATGTAATATTAGAAGGGGTAAAATATTTAAGAGTAGTATCTTTTTCATATATATTTTATTCTATTACTACTATATTTTTAATAATATTGCGAAGTGTAAAAGATGTAAAACTTTCTATTTGGATTTATGTAATGTCATTTTTTACAAATATATTTTTTAACTATATGTTTATTTTTGGTCATTTTGGTAGTCCAAGACTTGGAATTGTAGGAGCAGCATTAGGAACTATTATAGCAAGAGGACTAGAAGTATTATTAGTAGTTTTATACTTAAGATATTATGAATGTGTATTAAGATTTAGATTTTTTATGATCAGATATTTTGATGGAAGATTATTAAAAGATATGATAAGATATGGACTTCCAGTTACTTTAGGAGAAACTTTTTGGGGACTAGGGCTAACAGTTCATTCAGCAATCTTAGGTCATATGGGAGAAATGGTTGTAGCAGCAAATAGTATTTGTAATGTTTTACATCAATTTTCATTATCTTTTGTTCAAGGACTTGGGAGTTCTACAGCAGTTATAATGGGTGGATATATAGGTGCAGGTTTAATTGAAAAAGCTAAAAAAGCAAGTAAAGCTTTTGTTAAAACATATGTTGTATGTGGATTTTTTAATACAATATTTATGTTAGCTATAAGTAAACCGATATTTTCTATATATACTTTACAACCAGAAACACTTAATTTAGCAAAAGAATTTCTATATACATATGCATTTATAACATTTTTTAGATCAATTGTAAGTCCAATAATTGGAGGAATACTATGGGGTGGAGGAGACACTAGATTCTCAGCTTTTGTAGATATAACTTTTTTATGGGCACTAATTCCATTTGGATACTTAGCAGCTTTTAGATGGGATTTAAATCCAGCTGCTGTTTTAATTATATTAAGATTAGAGACATTTTTGAAGCTTATTGCTTGTTTAATTAGAATAAGAGGAGATAAGTGGATAAAGGTAACTACAAGATAG
- a CDS encoding alanine/glycine:cation symporter family protein, whose amino-acid sequence MANMFSYFVNTVDFLNGILWGYVLIALLIGSGLYFTFKLKFANLTQIKEMFKIMFEKKEGNGISPFQAFCVSAGSKVGTGSLAGVAIAISLGGPGSVFWMWILTLIVGSLSIVENVLAQIYKEKKDGLFRGGPAFYMEKAMKKRWMGIAFSILLTITYGLIFNAVQANTMTIAIENFAGIDRVKSGIAIVVLTAAVIYGGMKRIAKVSEIIVPIMGASYLLVALFVVIKNIGELPQVMGLIFANAFGLKAVGGGTLGMIVMQGVKRGLFSNEAGMGSTPNAGASASATHPAKQGLIQTLGVYVTTLGVCTATAFIILFSGVLNENLDGIGYTQAAMKAQLGSVGDVFLLLCIVLFAYTTIIGNYYYGQTNLEYLNADKGLKIQLFRVFVMAMVFFGAVRESAVVWNTADLFMALMAIFNIYAIIKLRKPAIQAMEHYINGRKVGMDPIFTTHVLDDNTGIECWDENGEVPLEDNQNVYVDVTESVEA is encoded by the coding sequence ATGGCGAATATGTTTTCGTATTTTGTAAACACGGTTGATTTTTTAAATGGTATTCTTTGGGGATACGTGCTAATAGCACTATTAATTGGATCAGGACTTTATTTTACATTTAAATTAAAATTTGCAAATCTGACTCAAATTAAAGAAATGTTTAAGATAATGTTTGAGAAAAAAGAAGGAAATGGGATATCACCTTTCCAAGCTTTTTGTGTAAGTGCTGGATCAAAAGTTGGAACAGGAAGTTTAGCTGGAGTTGCAATAGCAATATCTTTAGGTGGACCTGGGTCAGTATTTTGGATGTGGATATTGACACTTATCGTTGGAAGTTTAAGTATTGTAGAAAATGTATTAGCTCAAATATATAAAGAGAAAAAAGATGGATTATTTAGAGGTGGACCAGCTTTTTATATGGAAAAAGCTATGAAAAAAAGATGGATGGGAATAGCATTTTCAATCCTATTAACAATAACTTATGGACTTATATTTAATGCTGTTCAAGCAAATACTATGACTATAGCTATTGAAAACTTTGCTGGAATAGATAGAGTAAAAAGTGGAATTGCAATAGTTGTTTTAACAGCTGCAGTAATTTATGGTGGAATGAAAAGAATTGCAAAAGTATCTGAAATAATCGTTCCTATTATGGGAGCAAGTTATCTTTTAGTTGCTTTATTTGTAGTTATAAAAAATATAGGAGAACTTCCACAAGTAATGGGACTTATATTTGCAAATGCTTTTGGTTTAAAAGCAGTTGGTGGAGGAACTCTTGGTATGATAGTTATGCAAGGGGTAAAAAGAGGATTATTCTCAAATGAAGCTGGAATGGGAAGTACACCAAATGCTGGAGCATCAGCATCAGCAACACACCCTGCAAAACAAGGTTTAATTCAAACACTAGGTGTATATGTTACAACACTAGGTGTTTGTACAGCTACAGCTTTCATAATCCTATTCTCTGGAGTATTAAATGAAAATTTAGATGGAATTGGATATACTCAAGCTGCTATGAAAGCACAATTAGGAAGTGTTGGAGATGTGTTTTTATTACTTTGTATAGTGTTATTTGCTTACACTACAATTATAGGAAACTATTATTATGGACAAACAAACTTAGAATACTTAAATGCAGATAAAGGATTAAAAATACAACTATTTAGAGTATTTGTTATGGCAATGGTATTCTTTGGTGCAGTAAGAGAATCAGCAGTTGTATGGAATACAGCAGATTTATTTATGGCATTGATGGCAATATTTAATATTTACGCAATAATAAAATTAAGAAAACCAGCTATTCAAGCAATGGAACATTATATAAATGGAAGAAAAGTTGGAATGGACCCTATATTCACAACTCATGTATTAGATGATAATACAGGAATTGAATGTTGGGATGAAAATGGAGAAGTTCCATTAGAAGATAATCAAAATGTATATGTAGATGTTACTGAAAGTGTAGAAGCTTAG
- a CDS encoding DUF6672 family protein — translation MKIARNWILLLVVIIIVSVLLFITGRQHNIYIENKTVGEYAAVKDIKYSLDGEKEKKIKPNKRKAEVVKGRSHKLLVEFKDDSGVSQKIEKKFELKATEDVIIYLPILVNDGNNWIEEFVTKE, via the coding sequence ATGAAAATAGCAAGAAACTGGATTTTATTATTAGTTGTTATTATCATTGTATCAGTTCTTCTTTTTATAACAGGAAGACAACATAATATATATATAGAAAATAAGACAGTTGGTGAATATGCAGCAGTAAAAGATATTAAATATTCATTAGATGGAGAAAAAGAAAAGAAGATAAAACCTAATAAACGTAAAGCTGAGGTTGTTAAAGGACGTAGCCATAAGCTTTTAGTAGAATTTAAAGATGATTCTGGAGTATCACAAAAAATTGAGAAAAAATTTGAGTTAAAAGCTACTGAAGATGTTATAATTTATCTACCTATTCTAGTAAATGATGGAAATAATTGGATTGAAGAATTTGTCACAAAAGAATGA
- the glsA gene encoding glutaminase A, which yields MQDLLSKLIKKNLPFTKDGNVANYIPELDKAKKDALGICIIDNEGNQYCAGDCDTKFTVQSISKIVTLMLAILDNGEEYVFSKVGMEPTGDPFNSIRKLETSRRKKPYNPMINAGAIAVCSMIKGSDAREKFHRLLDFFRLISEDETLDVNYKIYCGESETGNRNRSMGYFLKGEGIIEGDVEDALTVYFKQCSIEVTAYTIAKIGLFLANNGKLSTGEQVVTPRIATIVKTLMVTCGTYDSSGEVAVRVGIPCKSGVGGGVVAVVPGRLGIGVYGPSLDPRGNSIAGLHVLEDLSNELKLSIF from the coding sequence ATGCAGGACTTGCTAAGTAAACTGATAAAGAAAAATTTACCTTTTACTAAGGATGGGAATGTGGCAAATTATATTCCAGAACTAGATAAAGCAAAAAAAGATGCTTTAGGTATATGTATTATCGATAATGAGGGAAATCAATATTGTGCAGGAGACTGCGATACAAAATTCACAGTACAAAGTATTTCAAAAATCGTAACTCTTATGTTAGCTATATTAGATAATGGAGAAGAGTATGTATTTTCAAAAGTTGGAATGGAACCTACAGGAGATCCATTTAACTCTATTAGAAAACTTGAAACATCAAGAAGAAAAAAACCATACAATCCAATGATTAATGCTGGAGCAATAGCAGTATGCTCAATGATTAAAGGCAGTGATGCTAGAGAAAAATTTCATAGATTACTAGACTTTTTTAGACTTATTTCTGAAGATGAAACATTGGATGTAAATTATAAAATTTATTGTGGAGAAAGTGAAACAGGAAATAGAAATAGATCTATGGGTTATTTCTTAAAAGGTGAAGGGATAATTGAAGGTGACGTTGAAGATGCATTAACAGTATATTTTAAACAATGTTCAATAGAAGTTACTGCATATACAATTGCAAAAATAGGTTTATTTTTAGCAAACAATGGTAAGTTAAGTACTGGGGAACAAGTGGTAACACCAAGAATCGCAACAATAGTAAAAACTTTAATGGTTACTTGCGGAACTTATGATAGTTCTGGAGAGGTAGCTGTAAGAGTTGGTATTCCATGTAAAAGTGGTGTAGGCGGTGGAGTAGTTGCAGTTGTTCCAGGAAGATTAGGAATTGGAGTTTATGGGCCATCGTTGGATCCAAGAGGGAATTCAATAGCAGGATTACATGTGTTGGAAGACCTTTCAAATGAATTGAAACTTTCTATCTTCTAG
- the pgeF gene encoding peptidoglycan editing factor PgeF encodes MTNKNLYFQIDELDKYGITALYTTKEYGNVMEISKDKFIKDFSLAGKKIISGHQTHSDNIAVVRDETNLYFENTDGFITDNKNLVIFTKYADCLPIYIYDKSKNIIGVFHSGWQGTYKEIGIKGINIMKEIFNSENDDIIVAFGIGISKERYEVGEEFFNKFKEKFDENILNESFIRENGKLFFDNQKFNYLNFIKNGIKKENIITNSLCTYDGNFHSYRRDREKSGRNGAFFYFK; translated from the coding sequence ATGACAAATAAAAATTTGTATTTTCAAATAGATGAATTAGATAAGTATGGAATTACAGCTCTTTATACTACTAAAGAGTATGGAAATGTAATGGAAATATCTAAGGATAAATTTATTAAAGATTTTTCTTTAGCTGGCAAAAAGATTATATCAGGTCATCAAACACATAGTGATAATATAGCAGTTGTAAGAGATGAAACAAATCTTTACTTTGAAAATACAGATGGTTTTATTACTGATAATAAAAATTTAGTTATTTTTACAAAGTATGCTGATTGTCTTCCTATATATATATATGATAAATCTAAAAATATAATAGGTGTTTTTCACTCTGGATGGCAGGGGACATATAAAGAGATTGGAATAAAAGGAATAAATATAATGAAGGAGATATTTAATTCTGAAAATGATGACATTATTGTTGCTTTTGGAATAGGAATATCAAAAGAACGTTATGAAGTTGGAGAAGAATTTTTTAACAAATTTAAAGAAAAATTTGATGAGAATATATTAAATGAAAGTTTTATAAGAGAAAATGGGAAGTTATTTTTTGACAATCAGAAATTTAACTACTTAAATTTTATAAAAAATGGAATAAAAAAAGAAAATATAATTACAAATTCTCTATGTACATATGATGGAAATTTCCATTCATATAGAAGAGATAGAGAGAAATCAGGAAGAAATGGAGCATTTTTCTATTTCAAATAG
- the aroF gene encoding 3-deoxy-7-phosphoheptulonate synthase produces the protein MYIKTKRNIGEEEKNEILKFISANRLGNIIKEEKDYYRIGIIGNTSNVDLDILLSFAGVDEIVPIGKSYKFVSREFQPQDSVIDIKGRKIGGGNFLMMAGPCAIENRESIFKIAKAVKDSGAQVLRGGAFKPRTSPYDFQGLGEDGLKYMREAADKYDLLVVTEVMDSNDIPLIEKYADIFQVGARNMQNFSLLKALGKSNKPVLLKRGLSATIREFLMAAEYIVAYGNENVILCERGIRTFETMTRNTVDINAIPLIKEKSHLPIIIDASHGTGRRTLVQPVTMAGIIAGADGAMVEVHENPECACSDGMQSLHFDEFDRLMKNIDKLLVFRKEIV, from the coding sequence ATGTATATAAAAACAAAAAGAAATATAGGAGAAGAGGAAAAAAACGAAATATTAAAGTTTATCTCTGCAAATAGATTAGGAAATATTATTAAAGAAGAAAAAGATTACTATAGAATAGGAATTATAGGAAATACATCTAATGTAGATTTAGATATATTATTATCATTTGCTGGAGTAGATGAAATAGTTCCTATTGGTAAAAGTTATAAATTTGTAAGTAGAGAATTCCAACCTCAAGACAGTGTTATTGATATAAAAGGAAGAAAAATAGGTGGGGGAAATTTTCTTATGATGGCAGGTCCGTGTGCTATTGAAAATAGAGAGTCGATATTTAAAATAGCAAAAGCTGTAAAAGATTCAGGAGCACAGGTGTTAAGAGGCGGAGCTTTTAAACCTAGAACATCACCATATGATTTCCAAGGTTTAGGAGAAGATGGATTAAAATATATGAGGGAAGCAGCTGATAAGTATGATCTTTTAGTTGTAACTGAAGTAATGGATAGCAACGATATTCCATTAATTGAAAAATATGCTGATATATTTCAAGTTGGAGCAAGAAATATGCAAAATTTCAGTTTATTAAAAGCACTTGGGAAATCAAATAAACCAGTTTTATTAAAACGTGGACTAAGTGCAACAATTAGAGAATTTCTTATGGCAGCTGAGTATATTGTAGCATATGGAAATGAAAATGTTATTTTATGTGAAAGAGGAATTAGAACATTTGAAACTATGACTAGAAATACAGTAGACATAAATGCAATACCTCTTATAAAGGAAAAATCACATCTTCCTATTATTATAGATGCAAGTCATGGAACAGGAAGAAGAACTCTTGTACAACCAGTAACAATGGCAGGAATTATAGCTGGAGCAGATGGAGCAATGGTAGAAGTTCATGAAAATCCAGAATGTGCATGTTCTGATGGAATGCAATCGCTACATTTTGATGAATTTGATAGACTTATGAAAAATATAGATAAACTTTTAGTTTTTAGAAAGGAAATAGTATAA
- a CDS encoding ABC transporter permease subunit, whose protein sequence is MTDIGKFIRNVGWPRIIIALFLLSMYVVSPFIGIDLKSALGDTIVRFGMNAVLVLSLVPMIQSGTGLNFGMPLGVEAGLLGAVISIELGLHGIFGVFAAIIFSLPFALIFGWIYGHILNKVKGGEMMIATYIGFSSVALMCIMWLLLPFRSPDMIWAYGGEGLRTTISVENYWHKAFEKALHINTELLPIGEIVFFIILAFLMWAFFRTKSGYGMKAVGANDMFARATGINIDKVRIESVVMSTVLSAVGIIIYQQSFGFVQLYLAPFYMAFPAIAAILIGGASVNRATIANVVIGTFLFQGILTMTPTVVNGLIKTDMSETIRIIVSNGMILYALTRKGGAGSGK, encoded by the coding sequence ATGACTGATATTGGAAAATTTATTAGAAATGTAGGTTGGCCAAGAATAATCATAGCTTTATTCCTTTTATCAATGTATGTTGTATCTCCTTTTATAGGAATTGATTTAAAATCAGCACTTGGAGATACTATAGTTAGATTTGGAATGAATGCTGTGTTAGTTTTATCACTTGTTCCAATGATACAATCAGGAACTGGACTAAATTTTGGTATGCCACTTGGTGTAGAAGCAGGACTTTTAGGTGCAGTTATAAGTATAGAATTGGGATTACATGGAATATTTGGTGTATTTGCAGCAATTATTTTTTCACTACCATTTGCTTTAATTTTTGGTTGGATATATGGACATATCTTAAATAAAGTAAAAGGTGGAGAGATGATGATAGCAACATATATTGGATTTTCTTCAGTTGCGCTAATGTGTATAATGTGGTTACTTTTACCTTTTAGAAGTCCAGATATGATTTGGGCTTATGGTGGTGAAGGACTTCGTACAACTATTAGTGTTGAAAACTATTGGCATAAAGCTTTTGAAAAAGCACTTCATATAAATACAGAACTTCTTCCAATAGGGGAAATAGTATTTTTTATAATTCTTGCTTTTCTTATGTGGGCATTTTTTAGAACAAAAAGTGGTTATGGAATGAAAGCTGTAGGAGCAAATGATATGTTTGCAAGAGCTACAGGAATTAATATAGACAAAGTAAGAATTGAATCTGTTGTAATGTCAACAGTGTTATCAGCAGTTGGAATAATAATCTATCAACAAAGTTTTGGTTTTGTTCAACTGTATCTAGCACCATTTTATATGGCCTTTCCAGCAATAGCAGCAATATTAATAGGAGGAGCATCAGTAAATAGAGCTACAATTGCAAATGTAGTAATTGGAACTTTTCTATTTCAAGGAATACTTACTATGACTCCAACAGTTGTAAATGGTCTTATAAAAACAGATATGTCAGAAACTATAAGAATCATTGTATCAAACGGAATGATCTTATATGCTTTGACAAGAAAAGGAGGTGCTGGAAGTGGAAAATAA
- a CDS encoding ABC transporter permease, which produces MINNIVPIFMIIIIALSIPISGLSINYIVQEIILRLSRNLFLVLSLLIPIIAGMGLNFGIVLGAMAGQIALIFITDWQVVGLQGLFLGMIVSLPLGALMGLIGGVVLNKAKGKEMITSMILGFFINGVYQLVVLYGMGKIIPISDTSILLSRGYGIRNAIDLKNIRRALDDAIVLHIGDFSIPILTIIAIVLFCLFIVWFRKTKLGQDMRAIGQDIEVSRAAGISADKTRIIAIVISTMLAAIGQIIFLQNIGTMNTYNSHEQIGMFSIAALLIGGATVSKATIPNALSGVILFHAMFILAPRAGKELIGSAQIGEYFRVFISYGIIALVLIMHQWRREKEKAEERRRILESEGTKKGDDK; this is translated from the coding sequence ATGATAAATAACATAGTGCCTATATTCATGATAATCATTATTGCATTATCAATTCCAATTTCAGGATTAAGTATAAATTATATTGTTCAAGAAATAATTCTTAGATTATCTCGTAACTTATTTTTAGTTCTTTCACTTTTAATACCAATCATTGCAGGAATGGGATTAAACTTTGGTATAGTTTTAGGTGCAATGGCAGGGCAAATTGCTCTTATATTTATAACAGATTGGCAAGTTGTAGGACTTCAAGGGTTATTTTTAGGTATGATTGTATCTCTTCCTTTAGGAGCACTAATGGGATTAATTGGTGGTGTTGTATTAAATAAAGCTAAGGGTAAAGAGATGATAACATCTATGATTTTAGGATTTTTTATAAATGGTGTGTATCAACTTGTTGTACTATATGGAATGGGGAAGATTATTCCGATTAGTGATACATCAATTTTATTATCAAGAGGTTATGGAATTAGAAATGCAATTGACCTAAAAAATATAAGAAGAGCTTTAGACGATGCTATAGTATTGCATATAGGAGATTTTTCAATTCCTATATTAACAATTATTGCAATTGTACTTTTCTGTCTATTTATAGTTTGGTTTAGAAAAACTAAATTGGGGCAAGATATGAGAGCTATAGGTCAAGACATAGAAGTATCTAGAGCTGCAGGAATTAGTGCAGATAAAACTAGAATTATTGCAATTGTAATATCTACAATGTTAGCTGCAATAGGCCAAATAATCTTTTTACAAAATATTGGGACTATGAATACTTATAATAGCCATGAGCAAATAGGAATGTTTTCAATAGCAGCTTTACTAATTGGAGGAGCTACTGTTTCAAAAGCTACTATTCCAAATGCACTAAGTGGAGTTATATTATTCCATGCTATGTTTATTTTAGCACCTAGAGCAGGAAAAGAATTGATTGGGTCAGCTCAAATTGGAGAATATTTTAGAGTATTTATTTCATATGGAATAATTGCATTAGTACTAATTATGCACCAATGGAGAAGAGAAAAAGAAAAAGCTGAAGAAAGAAGAAGAATATTAGAATCAGAGGGGACAAAAAAGGGAGATGATAAGTGA
- a CDS encoding 4Fe-4S binding protein: MHVIDKDTCIGCGACEGTCPVGAISATDDGKYSIGEACVDCGACAGGCPVGAIAAE; encoded by the coding sequence ATGCACGTAATAGATAAAGATACTTGTATCGGATGTGGAGCTTGTGAAGGAACTTGTCCAGTAGGAGCAATATCAGCTACTGATGATGGAAAATACTCTATCGGAGAAGCTTGTGTTGACTGTGGAGCTTGCGCTGGAGGATGTCCAGTAGGAGCAATCGCTGCTGAGTAG
- a CDS encoding Smr/MutS family protein, with product MYNEIDLHYMNFDDALKVFITKYNRLYKSGDRKEIMVIHGYGSKHLGSTPVIRTKIREYFSRNKDCVKIRLDLNPGVTYVTPIKPLPIPKKKKR from the coding sequence ATGTATAATGAAATTGATTTACATTATATGAATTTTGATGATGCTTTAAAAGTATTCATTACAAAATACAATAGACTCTATAAAAGCGGAGATCGAAAAGAGATAATGGTGATACATGGATATGGATCAAAGCATCTAGGGAGTACACCAGTAATAAGAACTAAAATTAGAGAGTATTTTTCAAGAAACAAGGATTGTGTGAAGATAAGATTGGATTTAAATCCAGGAGTTACCTATGTAACACCAATAAAACCACTACCAATACCTAAAAAAAAGAAAAGATAA
- a CDS encoding sugar ABC transporter ATP-binding protein — protein sequence MKEVLLKIENLSKTFGENVVLKDINLEVKPGEIVGLVGENGAGKSTLMKCIFGMPVILETGGFGGKIYFDGNEANFKSPFDALAAGIGMVHQEFSLIPGFKASENVVLNRESTVKSFLEGFFGSRIKAIDKKHVESRANDALSTLGVDIDVNTVVTEMPVAHKQFTEIAREIERENTKLLVLDEPTAVLTEEEAKMLLDTMKALSKKGIAMLFITHRLDEIMSVCDKVVVLRDGTLINSAATQDTNVNQVTEWMIGRKIENSSAVKEVKEQAVETIISIKNLWVDMPGESVKNLSLDIKKGEILGLGGMAGQGKIGIANGIMGLYDAKGKVEFKGEEIKLNDPADPLKKGLFFVSEDRKGVGLLLESSIEDNIAYPAIQIKGEFFKKRFGIFNLVDTDAVRENAKEYVEKLEIRCTSEKQKAQELSGGNQQKVCLAKAFTMNPEVLFVSEPTRGIDVGAKKLVLDTLKRYNREKGTTIIITSSEIEELRSVCDRIAIITEGKVEGILPPTADVLEFGKMMMGVKEAKDD from the coding sequence TTGAAAGAAGTATTATTAAAAATTGAAAATCTTTCAAAAACATTCGGTGAAAATGTTGTGCTAAAAGATATCAATCTTGAAGTAAAACCAGGAGAGATTGTTGGACTAGTTGGTGAGAATGGTGCCGGAAAATCAACACTTATGAAGTGTATATTCGGTATGCCTGTGATACTTGAAACAGGAGGTTTTGGAGGAAAAATCTATTTTGATGGAAACGAAGCGAACTTCAAATCACCCTTTGATGCCTTAGCAGCTGGAATAGGAATGGTACATCAGGAGTTTTCATTGATTCCGGGATTTAAAGCATCGGAAAATGTAGTTTTAAATAGAGAATCAACAGTAAAAAGTTTTTTAGAAGGATTTTTCGGATCAAGAATTAAAGCAATAGATAAAAAACATGTAGAATCACGTGCTAATGATGCACTTTCTACATTAGGTGTAGATATAGATGTAAATACAGTAGTAACTGAAATGCCAGTTGCACACAAACAATTTACAGAAATAGCAAGAGAAATAGAAAGAGAAAATACTAAACTTTTAGTACTAGATGAACCTACTGCTGTATTAACAGAAGAAGAAGCTAAGATGCTTTTAGATACAATGAAGGCGCTATCTAAAAAAGGAATAGCAATGCTTTTTATAACACATAGATTAGATGAGATTATGTCTGTATGTGATAAAGTTGTAGTATTAAGAGATGGTACATTAATCAACTCTGCAGCAACACAAGATACAAATGTAAATCAGGTTACAGAGTGGATGATTGGAAGAAAAATAGAAAACTCAAGTGCCGTTAAAGAGGTCAAAGAACAAGCTGTAGAAACAATTATTTCAATTAAAAATTTATGGGTTGACATGCCAGGAGAAAGTGTAAAAAACTTGTCACTGGATATAAAAAAAGGCGAGATTTTAGGACTTGGGGGTATGGCTGGTCAAGGAAAAATAGGGATAGCAAATGGAATAATGGGGCTTTATGATGCAAAAGGAAAAGTGGAATTTAAAGGTGAGGAAATAAAACTTAATGATCCTGCCGATCCATTAAAAAAAGGTCTGTTTTTTGTCTCTGAAGATAGAAAAGGAGTGGGGCTTCTTTTAGAGAGTTCAATAGAAGATAATATTGCTTACCCGGCTATACAAATAAAAGGTGAATTTTTCAAAAAGAGATTTGGAATTTTTAATCTAGTAGATACCGATGCAGTCAGAGAAAATGCCAAGGAATATGTAGAAAAACTTGAAATTAGATGTACTAGTGAAAAGCAAAAAGCTCAAGAACTAAGTGGAGGAAATCAACAAAAAGTTTGTCTAGCTAAAGCTTTTACAATGAATCCAGAAGTTTTATTTGTATCTGAACCTACAAGAGGAATAGATGTTGGAGCTAAGAAATTAGTTTTAGATACGTTGAAAAGATACAATAGGGAAAAAGGTACAACTATAATAATTACATCATCAGAAATAGAAGAATTAAGAAGTGTTTGTGATAGAATAGCAATAATAACTGAGGGGAAAGTAGAAGGAATTTTGCCACCTACTGCAGATGTACTTGAATTTGGTAAGATGATGATGGGTGTTAAGGAGGCAAAAGATGACTGA